In Thermoplasmatales archaeon, the sequence TGAGGAATAATTTTATCAAAATTTTTTCTTATATCATCTTTTTTAAGTATTGGCAAAGAAGAAATATTTTCAAGATTTATTGAATTTATATCAATTCCCCTATATTTTTCCCTGTATAAAGGCACCTTCATTGCATATTTTATTATCTTTTTAAAGCATTTCTGCCTATATTTTTCTATTTTTTCCTCTTTTTCAAATAGCCTATCAATATCTGAAATATATAGGAATGGAACCTTTGCAATAGCTAGCAGACCATATTTCACATATAGCCCCCTATTTTAAGAGTTGGATCTCCGAGTAAAATCCATTCCTCAACTGTTTTTGCATCTGTCTGGTCAATTCTTCCTGTCATAAATCTATTTATATAATCAGTTATTGCAGTTCCCCATGCCTTGCCAAGAATATCGTTTCCATTCTTATAAACTTCAAAGAAGCGCAGCTCGAGCCAAGTCAGCAGGTATTGTATGCAATCTGGAATACCATCCTTATCATCATCTCCAATTGTTCCATAGCCCAAGCCCGTGCATCCAAATGTTGCTATTGCCCCGCCGCTCGGCTCCTTGACAAACCACCAGCCCATGCACTCTGGTGAAGGAAGCCAATACCATGTTTGATATGGCTTTCCAAGAATATATTTAATTATTATTGTTTTTATAACATCAGTCGTGCTCTTGTAGAGGGAGGTGTTTATCATGCTGTTGTGGCATCCTCCTATAATAACGATGGGCAGTTTTTCCCCATTTTTAATCATTGGAATGTGATATACATCTAGCGCCCATATATATTTTCCGTGTGGATTTTGGACAAAATCTTTAACAAACCATGCTTCTGGGCTACCATGTCCGGAGAGATGAACAAAACCGCATCCCTGTTTTATTGCATTTACAACATTCTTCTGATTTACATTTCCTTCAGACCACCATATCTTAACTGCCTCAAAATCATTTAAGATTTCTGCAACCTTCTGATTTGCTATTTCTCCTTCATAATAATTATTTCCACTTATATCATTAAATGTATCCCCCCCAACCAGAACAACTCTTTTGAACCATTCATTTCCATATGCATTCTTTTCATAGTTGATTATCTTATTAACAACATCAATAACTTCCTTTTCACTTCTGCAGGCAAGCCTTCCAACATATACATCTGGATAAAAATCTCTTTTATCAACTTTCATTCCCTTCCATTCAGCAAATATTCCATTCCCATTGCTGTCCCAGTCATCAAAAACAATGCTTCCATTCTCATATTTATAAATATCAGCAAAATATAAATCAGCAGTATAGTTGCTCTCGCTTCCATCATCAAGATTCGAGTCGCGGGTTGGAACAAGCCATGTTTCGCTTTTTATTGGTGATGAGAGCCCGCCAACAAGCATAACATATTTTATTCCCCATTCCTCAATTGCATTTTTAATGAAATATTTCACTTTTTCAGCATCATCTCTGCCCTCTGGGGAAAAATAAGTGCCGCCATAAATTTCATCTGTTGTAACCATTTTTGTCCTTAGTCCATAGCTTTCCTTATGCTCAACAAGTGGCTGTAATTCCTCAACAAAATTTTTATGAGTTATTATAAGCAAATCAAAAGCATCATTTGTAAATAAATTGCTTCCCATGCGGTATGATACTTCAACATCTATATTATCCACATATATTATTTTCTTCTCTTCCACTATATAGCGCAGGGGATATGCATTTATTGAAACAAAAATTACTCTTTCTCCATTGTTCAATCCAACTCCTATATTATATGAAATCCAGTTTTCTGGAAATATTTTTTCATCGCTACCCTTGCTCCACTCTGGCTCAAAAGTTGCAATTGGCGAATTAATTTTAATTTCTCTTTCATTACCAATTCTGAAATCTATTTTTTCTATTTTAGTATTTATCGGCAAAATTATGAGCTTGTTTTCATATGGCAGAATTGGCTTACCAGCTTGCATTATATATTCCTTTCCTTCCATTAAAACATTTGTTTTCTCTTCTTCAACTAAAATTGGCTCATCAAAACTAAATTCAATAGATATCTTTTTTTCATTGCTCATGCTTGCAAATGCTGTAGTCACTAAAAACGCACCCAACACAACAATAAATATTTTCTTCATGGTGATAAATACAAACATTTACAAAAATATTTCTATATTCTCCCCCTCCCTTGCATTAAAATATCTTCCAGCATTTCCCTGATTAACTGCAATTTCAAGAAAATCACTGCTTGATTTAACTGCAATAACTTCCCCAACCCTTGCATATCCATAAGACGGATAAAGCTTAACTTCTCTCTCAATTTTTCCAATTCTCACAACAAATTTATCAGCATCAAGCTTGATATTTGTTATTATATTCCCGAACCTGTCAATGAATAGAATTTTCCCCCTTATCTTATTCCCTTCCTCCTCTTGCAAGCCAAAATCGAAAGGCACATACTCATCTATCGCAGACCCCAATTTACTTGCCTCTTCGCCAAGCGAAAGACGGGCGGCGGCTGGAGCAAAAACATCCCTTCCGTGAAAGACGCTTGATACTTTTTCATTTATCCTTATCTCATATATATTTTTTATCCCCATTCTTTTTGCCGAGGGAATCAGCAAGCCATTGTCTGGGCCAACGAAATAGCAATTGTTGCATTCAATTATAATTGCCTTTCTATCTGTGCCAACCCCTGGGTCAACAACTCCCACATGTATTGCATTTTTAAAATAGGGACAAATTGAATAGATAATGAACGCCCCCTCTGTTATGCTCTGTGGCTTTACTTCATGGCTTACATCAACAATCTTTGCTTCAGGATTTATTGAATATATCTTTCCTTTAATTTCAGCGGCATATTCCCAGCCAATGTCGGTTGTTAGGGTTATTATCATTTAATCACCTCATCCATCCATTTAAGATATTTCTCATATCCTTTAATTTCAATGCATATTATTTCTGGAATTTCATATGAGTGATTTTTTCTTATTATTTCCTCAGCTTTTTTGCAGTCATTTGTTTTTATAAAAAGCATTATTTCATTTTCTTCCTCAATTTTACCATGCCATATATATCTGGATTTTACTTCAAATGAGCTTATGCAAGCAGCTCCTTTTTCATTTAGCAATGCATTTTTTATTTTCTCCTCATCCTTCCTGCTGCATGTAGTTATCACAAGAAAATGCATAAAAATAAATATTAAGGGATTAAAAAATTAGTGGTAAAAAACTAATTTACTACCCCTCTTTTCTTTCCCTGCCATTCAATTAACTTCATGAAAAGAAGATATAATGGCTTAAGAAAGGAATTTTTTTCCTGGAAGTAATTATTTGCTATTTCTTTTGCCCATTTTAAATCATGCCCCATGCATTTTACAAGCAATTCTTTATGCAAATCGCCCATCTTTTCGCTTTTAAACCAATCCTCTTTCTTCAATTTTCCTAGAGGGACAAAAAATAGTGGAACAATCAAACTCTTATATTCTTTTAATTCTTCAATAAGTTCAATTGTTTTTATAACATCTTCCTCTCTTTCTTCTGGCAATCCAACAACAAGAGTGCATGCTGGAATTAAGCCGTTATCATGCATTACCCCCATCGCTTTTTTAACAACCTCTGGATACTCTTCAGGCTTGAATGGCTTTGCCTTCGCGGGCATTATTTTTTTAACCATTTCTGGCGAACCAGTTTCTATTCCCATTTCCGCCCCCCACCACCTCTGCCTTTCATCCAAAATTATTTCTGAGCACTTCTCTATGAGCTTTGGCTTGCTTGCAACCGCAGAAAATGATGCATGGCTCCAGCTAACAAAACTTGCTTGTTTTTTTGCAATTTCATTGATTTTGAGAACCTTTTCCTCATCTGGAATAACACTATTTTGTCCATAAAGTAAAACATCTTCAGCATGGAGAATGCATGAATTAACTCCGCATTTCTTATTTACTTCTATCTCTTTCTCAATCTTTTCATATGGATACCATCTCAAAGGGCGCAAAGTTACACTGCAAAACTTGCAACCGCGGGGACATCCACGCCCAACCTCAACGAGCCCATTTATGCTCGCCTTCTTTATTTCTGATATCTCTTCTATGGTTGGAGATTCCTCGCTCTCATAAAATCTTCCAATATCTTTTCCCTCAATTGCATCTCTGAATAACTTCACCGCAACTTCCCCCTCCCCATCAAAAACGCAATCTATCCCATGTTTATCCATAAATTCTTGCATGTGGCGAAATTGCCAGGCGGAAGGGCCGCCAACTATTGTTTTTGCTCCATCTTTTTTAAGCTTTCTGTAGCCATTGCTTTCTAGCAACTTGCGAAAATATTTTGCATTATATGGCTCGCCTGTTTTCATTATTCCAGCAAAAGTTGTTGAGGAGGGCCCCCATCCAAATGCATCCATAACATAAATTCCAATTGCCTTAGCTTTAAATTTCCCCAGATCTTCAGGGGAAATAACCGCGGCATCAAACCCACAATCAATCAATTTTGCCTCTATCTTTCGCAATCCATAAGGAGCCTGCCACGGCATTCCATCAATTTTTTTCATTCTAGGGAAAAATAATCTTTTGAATAAAAATTCAGGTAACCAATTTGGCGGTGCGCTTGTTGCAAATCCAAGAAATTCTTTGCCGTGATGATTGCTCATCAATGTTTCATCACATGTGAGCAAAACATCGTATTGCTTCTTCATATTCTTTCCTGTTATTTATGCAACCCGGATCTGGCTTAAGATAATTTTTAAAGTAAGCATAAGCCCTTGCCCTGCAACCTCCACAATAGTAGCGATAATCACAATTTTTGCATTTTTCAATTTTATCCTTATTTCTCAAATCTTCAAGAACTTTATTTTTCCTCCATAAAGCATCGAAATCATCTTCAAATATATTTCCTATTTTAATTGGCAGGAAAACACATGGCTGCAA encodes:
- a CDS encoding divalent-cation tolerance protein CutA; protein product: MHFLVITTCSRKDEEKIKNALLNEKGAACISSFEVKSRYIWHGKIEEENEIMLFIKTNDCKKAEEIIRKNHSYEIPEIICIEIKGYEKYLKWMDEVIK
- a CDS encoding SAM-dependent chlorinase/fluorinase, producing MIITLTTDIGWEYAAEIKGKIYSINPEAKIVDVSHEVKPQSITEGAFIIYSICPYFKNAIHVGVVDPGVGTDRKAIIIECNNCYFVGPDNGLLIPSAKRMGIKNIYEIRINEKVSSVFHGRDVFAPAAARLSLGEEASKLGSAIDEYVPFDFGLQEEEGNKIRGKILFIDRFGNIITNIKLDADKFVVRIGKIEREVKLYPSYGYARVGEVIAVKSSSDFLEIAVNQGNAGRYFNAREGENIEIFL
- a CDS encoding B12-binding domain-containing radical SAM protein; its protein translation is MKKQYDVLLTCDETLMSNHHGKEFLGFATSAPPNWLPEFLFKRLFFPRMKKIDGMPWQAPYGLRKIEAKLIDCGFDAAVISPEDLGKFKAKAIGIYVMDAFGWGPSSTTFAGIMKTGEPYNAKYFRKLLESNGYRKLKKDGAKTIVGGPSAWQFRHMQEFMDKHGIDCVFDGEGEVAVKLFRDAIEGKDIGRFYESEESPTIEEISEIKKASINGLVEVGRGCPRGCKFCSVTLRPLRWYPYEKIEKEIEVNKKCGVNSCILHAEDVLLYGQNSVIPDEEKVLKINEIAKKQASFVSWSHASFSAVASKPKLIEKCSEIILDERQRWWGAEMGIETGSPEMVKKIMPAKAKPFKPEEYPEVVKKAMGVMHDNGLIPACTLVVGLPEEREEDVIKTIELIEELKEYKSLIVPLFFVPLGKLKKEDWFKSEKMGDLHKELLVKCMGHDLKWAKEIANNYFQEKNSFLKPLYLLFMKLIEWQGKKRGVVN